One part of the Prunus persica cultivar Lovell chromosome G5, Prunus_persica_NCBIv2, whole genome shotgun sequence genome encodes these proteins:
- the LOC18775855 gene encoding uncharacterized protein LOC18775855 codes for MENNAGAEPQRIYEDFEPYCKWNKPDTVEIHLPAGFRKEHLKVQTNNVGILTIHGERPLNLMNTWSRFHKEIKLADKNCDPNEVRAKLAGGVLTVTMPQKVSNVHISNPPPKNTTPSTQKEKQVVPADHLQQDKTTIKDQISDYNNNNNNGCKGQRTSSCGTSTALLSRSKLVGKDVALKLGVAVAVAVVVVAFGFGAYVVKYYKHGHPYSYSY; via the exons ATGGAAAACAACGCCGGAGCTGAACCCCAACGTATTTATGAAGACTTTGAACCCTACTGCAAATGGAATAAGCCCGACACGGTTGAGATCCATCTTCCAGCTG GTTTCAGAAAGGAACACCTCAAGGTCCAAACCAATAATGTGGGGATTCTTACAATCCATGGAGAACGTCCCCTGAATCTCATGAACACATGGAGCCGCTTCCACAAAGAAATCAAACTTGCAGACAAGAATTGCGATCCAAATGAAGTTCGTGCCAAGCTTGCGGGAGGAGTTCTTACAGTTACGATGCCTCAGAAAGTTTCCAACGTCCACATTTCCAATCCTCCTCCCAAGAACACTACTCCTAGTactcaaaaggaaaaacaagtgGTACCAGCCGATCATCTTCAACAAGACAAAACCACAATTAAAGACCAAATAAGTgattacaataataataataacaatggATGTAAAGGCCAAAGGACTTCTTCTTGTGGTACCAGTACTGCTTTACTTTCAAGATCCAAATTAGTGGGAAAAGATGTTGCGCTCAAGCTTGGggtggcggtggcggtggcggtggtggtggtcgCTTTTGGTTTCGGGGCATATGTTGTCAAATATTACAAACACGGACACCCATATTCCTATTCCTATTAG
- the LOC18776379 gene encoding sufE-like protein 1, chloroplastic/mitochondrial — protein MGSRGGAKVLQLSRASRMRTKLQTALEASVLEIEDVSHQHAGHAAMRANANNKDGETHFNLKVVSPKFEGQSLVKRHRMVYDALADELQSGLHALSIVAKTPQEIGPK, from the coding sequence atgggttCAAGAGGAGGAGCGAAGGTTTTGCAGCTGTCTCGAGCGAGCAGAATGAGGACGAAATTGCAGACGGCGTTGGAAGCGAGCGTTTTGGAGATAGAAGACGTGTCGCATCAGCACGCAGGCCACGCCGCCATGAGGGCCAACGCTAACAACAAGGATGGCGAAACGCACTTCAACCTCAAGGTCGTGTCCCCAAAATTCGAGGGGCAGAGCCTGGTGAAACGACACCGCATGGTGTACGACGCCTTAGCCGACGAGCTCCAGTCTGGTCTCCATGCGCTGTCTATTGTGGCCAAGACTCCCCAAGAGATTGGCCCCAAATAA